The Pedobacter mucosus genome window below encodes:
- the ahcY gene encoding adenosylhomocysteinase: MSSVETTYLPYKVKDISLAEWGRKEIELAEAEMPGLMSLRKEFGPSQPLKGARIAGCLHMTIQTAVLIETLTALGAEVTWSSCNIFSTQDHAAAAIAAAGIQVYAWKGLNEEEFDWCIEQTLHFGAEQQPLNMILDDGGDLTNMVFDKYPELIAAIKGLSEETTTGVHRLYERMKNGTLHVPAINVNDSVTKSKFDNKYGCRESLVDAIRRATDVMMAGKVAVVCGYGDVGKGSAESLSSQGVRVIVTEIDPICALQAAMEGYEVKKLATAIKEADIVVTTTGNCDIVREEHFRALKDKAIVCNIGHFDNEIDMAWLNGNYGDTKIEIKPQVDKYTVDGKDIIILAEGRLVNLGCATGHPSFVMSNSFTNQTLAQLELWTNTAAYENKVYVLPKYLDEKVARLHLEKIGVELDVLDQHQADYIGVPVEGPFKADTYRY; encoded by the coding sequence GCCGTAAAGAAATCGAATTAGCTGAAGCAGAAATGCCAGGTTTAATGAGTTTACGTAAAGAATTCGGTCCGTCGCAACCATTAAAAGGGGCTCGTATTGCAGGCTGTCTGCACATGACGATCCAAACGGCTGTTTTAATCGAAACATTAACAGCGCTTGGTGCTGAAGTTACTTGGTCATCATGTAATATTTTCTCCACTCAAGATCATGCTGCTGCTGCAATTGCTGCTGCAGGTATTCAGGTTTATGCTTGGAAAGGTTTAAACGAAGAGGAATTTGATTGGTGTATTGAGCAAACTTTACACTTCGGTGCTGAGCAACAACCATTAAATATGATTTTGGATGATGGTGGTGATTTAACTAACATGGTTTTTGATAAATATCCTGAGCTTATTGCAGCTATTAAAGGTTTATCAGAAGAAACTACAACCGGCGTTCACCGTTTATACGAAAGAATGAAAAATGGAACGTTACATGTTCCGGCAATTAATGTTAATGATTCTGTTACGAAATCTAAATTTGATAACAAATACGGATGTCGCGAATCTTTAGTTGATGCAATTCGCCGTGCTACTGATGTAATGATGGCAGGTAAAGTTGCTGTTGTTTGCGGTTATGGCGATGTTGGTAAGGGTTCTGCAGAATCTTTAAGCTCTCAAGGTGTACGTGTAATCGTTACTGAAATCGACCCAATTTGTGCGTTACAAGCGGCAATGGAAGGTTACGAGGTTAAGAAATTAGCGACTGCAATTAAAGAAGCAGATATCGTGGTAACGACAACTGGTAACTGTGATATCGTTCGCGAAGAGCATTTTAGAGCATTAAAAGATAAAGCAATTGTTTGTAACATAGGTCACTTCGATAACGAAATTGATATGGCTTGGTTAAATGGAAACTACGGCGATACTAAAATCGAAATCAAACCTCAGGTTGATAAGTACACAGTTGACGGTAAAGATATAATCATTTTGGCTGAAGGTCGTTTAGTTAACTTAGGTTGCGCAACTGGTCATCCAAGTTTTGTGATGAGTAATTCATTTACCAATCAAACGTTGGCTCAACTAGAACTTTGGACAAACACTGCTGCTTACGAGAATAAAGTTTATGTTTTACCTAAGTATTTAGATGAAAAAGTTGCTCGTTTACACTTAGAAAAAATCGGTGTAGAATTAGATGTTTTGGATCAACACCAGGCTGATTATATTGGCGTACCGGTTGAAGGTCCATTCAAAGCTGATACTTACAGATACTAA
- a CDS encoding DUF6370 family protein: MKNLIFALLLSVFAINVNAQTSPKKVVTSKVITKQTVDIACGECQFKMKGKDCELAVKIDGKPYFVDGKGIDDFGDAHGKHGFCNAISKAEVTGEIVNNRFKAKEIKLLRTEQ, translated from the coding sequence ATGAAGAACCTAATATTTGCCTTGTTGTTAAGTGTATTTGCAATAAATGTAAATGCTCAAACTTCACCTAAAAAAGTGGTAACCTCGAAAGTAATTACCAAACAAACTGTAGATATTGCCTGCGGCGAATGCCAATTTAAAATGAAAGGTAAAGATTGTGAGCTTGCAGTAAAAATTGATGGCAAACCTTACTTTGTAGATGGAAAAGGAATTGACGATTTCGGTGATGCACACGGCAAACATGGTTTTTGCAATGCCATTAGTAAAGCAGAAGTAACTGGTGAAATTGTAAATAATCGCTTCAAAGCAAAAGAAATAAAATTACTGAGAACGGAACAATAG
- a CDS encoding prohibitin family protein: MFLSIVGVIILIVGFVLSGQTSAASRYGSAVKIAGLVFVLIGISLSMFKVIDAGEVGVKTVFGKVDNEVLYSGLNVINPIAEVTPFDVKTQNYTMSGVHDEGSKEGDDALRVLSADGLEVVIDLSVLFRVKASSAPDILKEIGTDYLQKIVRPVSRTAIRDNAVSYDAVALYSSKRDEFQAKIFATINKSFNKRGLELEQLLVRNITLPASVKASIESKINAEQDAQKMTFVLQKERQEAERKRVEAQGIADYQKILSTGLSDRQLQYESILAQKEIAKSPNTKVILMGNGKGTPIILGN; the protein is encoded by the coding sequence ATGTTCTTAAGTATCGTAGGTGTTATTATTCTAATTGTTGGTTTTGTATTATCAGGACAAACCAGTGCAGCAAGTCGCTATGGAAGTGCTGTAAAAATTGCAGGATTAGTTTTTGTTTTGATCGGAATTTCATTATCCATGTTTAAAGTTATTGATGCTGGCGAAGTTGGTGTAAAAACTGTATTTGGGAAAGTAGACAATGAAGTTTTGTATAGCGGTTTAAATGTAATTAATCCGATAGCTGAGGTTACGCCTTTTGATGTTAAAACTCAAAATTATACCATGTCTGGCGTTCATGATGAAGGCAGCAAAGAAGGAGATGATGCACTTCGTGTGCTATCAGCCGATGGTTTGGAAGTGGTAATTGATCTTTCGGTGTTGTTTCGAGTAAAGGCAAGTTCTGCTCCCGATATTCTAAAAGAAATAGGAACGGATTATCTACAAAAAATTGTTCGTCCGGTTTCTAGAACTGCAATACGAGATAATGCTGTTTCTTATGATGCTGTGGCATTATATTCTAGTAAAAGAGACGAATTTCAAGCCAAGATATTTGCAACGATAAATAAAAGTTTTAACAAACGAGGGTTAGAATTGGAACAGCTTTTAGTCCGGAACATTACGTTACCAGCTTCGGTTAAAGCAAGCATAGAATCTAAAATAAATGCTGAACAAGACGCTCAAAAAATGACTTTTGTACTTCAAAAAGAGCGACAAGAAGCAGAACGTAAGCGTGTGGAAGCGCAAGGTATTGCTGATTATCAAAAGATTTTATCAACAGGTTTAAGCGACAGACAATTACAGTATGAATCTATTTTGGCACAAAAAGAAATCGCAAAATCGCCCAATACAAAAGTGATTTTAATGGGAAATGGAAAGGGCACACCAATTATTTTAGGAAACTAA
- a CDS encoding type II toxin-antitoxin system HigB family toxin, producing the protein MRIIAKKTLVDFYKRHNTAKASLEAWYSEVVEQHWDMPADVIKVYSTADVITGKRFVFNIKGNDYRLIADIEFKLKIVFIVWIGTHAYYDKIKVEEVNYVKGN; encoded by the coding sequence ATGCGAATTATTGCAAAAAAAACTCTTGTTGATTTTTACAAAAGGCACAATACAGCCAAAGCAAGTTTAGAGGCTTGGTACAGTGAAGTTGTTGAACAACATTGGGACATGCCAGCGGATGTAATTAAAGTTTATTCGACAGCTGATGTGATAACAGGTAAAAGATTCGTTTTTAATATTAAGGGAAATGATTATCGATTAATAGCTGATATAGAATTTAAACTAAAGATTGTTTTTATAGTTTGGATAGGTACACATGCCTATTATGATAAAATTAAAGTTGAGGAAGTAAATTATGTTAAAGGTAATTAA
- a CDS encoding helix-turn-helix domain-containing protein, with the protein MLKVIKTEQEYEVALEKAYLLMQEEIELGTKQADELDLITLLITHYEDSHYPILPPSPIEAIKFRLEQLGKAPSELSKILGARSRQSEILSGKRKLSLTMIRKLHEVLNIPAKSLIGVY; encoded by the coding sequence ATGTTAAAGGTAATTAAGACTGAACAAGAGTATGAGGTGGCTTTAGAAAAGGCTTACTTACTAATGCAGGAAGAAATTGAATTAGGTACTAAGCAAGCTGACGAACTGGATTTAATAACCTTATTGATAACCCATTACGAAGATAGTCATTATCCTATTTTGCCTCCATCGCCCATTGAAGCGATTAAATTTAGATTAGAGCAATTAGGCAAAGCACCAAGTGAGTTGTCAAAGATTTTAGGCGCACGTAGCCGCCAATCAGAAATATTAAGCGGTAAACGAAAATTAAGCTTAACTATGATAAGAAAATTACATGAAGTTTTGAATATTCCTGCAAAGAGTTTGATCGGGGTTTATTAA
- the rpsL gene encoding 30S ribosomal protein S12: protein MPTIQQLVRKGRVALEFKSKSPALDSCPQRRGVCTRVYTTTPKKPNSAMRKVARVRLTNGKEVNAYIPGEGHNLQEHSIVLIRGGRVKDLPGVRYHIIRGALDTSGVAGRNQRRSKYGTKRPKPGQVVAAPTKGKKK, encoded by the coding sequence ATGCCAACCATTCAACAATTAGTTAGAAAAGGTAGAGTAGCACTGGAGTTCAAGAGTAAGTCTCCAGCGTTGGACAGCTGTCCACAGCGAAGAGGTGTATGTACACGTGTGTACACCACTACCCCTAAAAAACCAAACTCAGCAATGCGTAAAGTAGCCCGTGTTCGTTTAACGAACGGTAAAGAGGTTAATGCATACATTCCTGGAGAAGGTCACAACTTACAAGAACACTCAATCGTATTAATACGTGGTGGTCGTGTTAAAGATTTACCAGGTGTACGTTATCACATCATTCGTGGTGCGTTAGATACATCAGGTGTAGCTGGTCGTAACCAACGTCGTTCTAAATATGGTACTAAACGTCCTAAACCAGGACAGGTAGTTGCGGCACCAACAAAAGGTAAAAAGAAATAA
- the rpsG gene encoding 30S ribosomal protein S7: protein MRKSKPKKRIILPDPKFNDIQVTRFVNNMMYDGKKSIAYSIFYDAVEIAEKKAGESGLEIFKRALTNIMPAVEVKSRRVGGANFQVPTEVRPERKTALGMKWLILYARKRGEKTMKEKLAGEIVAAAKGEGAAVKKKEDTHKMAEANKAFSHFRF from the coding sequence ATGAGAAAGTCAAAACCAAAAAAGAGAATTATCCTTCCTGATCCAAAATTTAACGATATTCAGGTAACTCGTTTCGTAAATAATATGATGTACGATGGAAAAAAATCTATCGCATATTCTATTTTTTATGATGCTGTTGAAATTGCTGAGAAAAAAGCAGGTGAAAGCGGATTAGAGATATTTAAACGTGCTTTAACTAACATTATGCCAGCTGTAGAGGTTAAAAGTCGCCGTGTAGGTGGTGCTAACTTCCAGGTTCCAACTGAGGTTAGACCAGAACGTAAAACAGCTTTAGGTATGAAATGGTTAATTTTATACGCTCGTAAACGTGGTGAAAAAACCATGAAAGAGAAATTAGCTGGTGAAATCGTTGCTGCTGCTAAAGGTGAAGGTGCTGCTGTTAAGAAGAAAGAAGATACGCATAAAATGGCTGAGGCTAACAAAGCGTTCTCTCACTTTAGATTCTAG
- the fusA gene encoding elongation factor G codes for MARDLKFTRNIGIAAHIDAGKTTTTERILYYAGVSHKIGEVHEGAATMDWMAQEQERGITITSAATTVEWKYRDQSYHMNIIDTPGHVDFTVEVNRSLRVLDGLVFLFSAVDGVEPQSETNWRLANNYNVARIGFVNKMDRSGADFLKVVKQVKDMLGSNAVPLQLPIGAEDGFKGVVDLINNRGIVWNEHDKGMTFTEVPIPEDMLDEVAEWREKLLESVADYDESLMEKFFEDPNSITEREILDALRAAVLDAKIVPMVCGSSFKNKGVQTMLDYVMELLPSPMDSEGVVGTNPDTGAEVLLKPSINEPFAALAFKIATDPFVGRLCFIRVYSGNLEAGSYVYNTRSENKERISRIFQMHANKQNPVPNVAAGDIAAVVGFKDIKTGDTLCDEKHPIILESMNFPEPVIGLAIEPKTQADVDKLGLGLSKLAEEDPTFRVQTDQETGQTVISGMGELHLDILIDRLKREFKVEVNQGAPQVAYKEAIFGTTTHRETYKKQSGGRGKFADISVIISPIDADFEKGGLQFVNEITGGSIPREFIPSVEKGFAASMANGVLAGYPLPDMKVRLTDGSFHAVDSDALSFELAAKMAYREALPKCKPTLMEPIMKIEILTPEENMGDVIGDMNRRRGQLLGMDTRNGAQVIKATVPLSEMFGYVTQLRTITSGRATSTMEFDHYEAAPKNVQDEVIAKSKGKVKSVD; via the coding sequence ATGGCAAGAGATTTAAAATTTACAAGAAATATTGGAATCGCGGCTCACATTGATGCAGGTAAAACTACAACAACTGAACGTATCCTTTATTATGCTGGTGTTAGTCATAAAATTGGTGAAGTGCACGAAGGTGCTGCAACAATGGACTGGATGGCACAAGAGCAAGAACGTGGTATCACAATTACTTCTGCTGCAACTACGGTTGAGTGGAAATACAGAGATCAATCTTACCACATGAACATCATTGATACACCAGGACACGTGGATTTTACCGTTGAGGTAAATCGTTCGTTAAGGGTATTAGATGGTTTAGTTTTCTTGTTTTCTGCAGTTGATGGTGTTGAGCCTCAATCAGAAACTAACTGGCGTTTAGCTAACAATTATAATGTTGCTCGTATTGGTTTCGTTAATAAAATGGACCGTTCTGGAGCTGACTTTTTAAAAGTTGTTAAGCAAGTTAAAGACATGTTAGGTAGTAATGCAGTTCCATTGCAATTACCTATCGGTGCTGAAGACGGATTTAAAGGTGTGGTTGATTTAATTAACAACCGTGGTATCGTTTGGAATGAGCATGATAAAGGTATGACCTTTACTGAAGTTCCTATCCCAGAAGATATGCTTGATGAAGTTGCAGAGTGGAGAGAAAAATTATTAGAATCAGTTGCTGATTATGATGAATCTTTGATGGAGAAATTCTTCGAAGATCCAAACTCAATTACTGAACGCGAAATTTTAGATGCTTTACGTGCAGCTGTTTTAGATGCTAAAATTGTACCTATGGTTTGTGGTTCATCTTTCAAAAACAAAGGTGTACAAACTATGCTTGATTATGTGATGGAATTATTGCCTTCACCTATGGATAGCGAAGGTGTTGTGGGTACTAACCCAGATACTGGTGCTGAAGTATTATTAAAACCAAGTATTAATGAGCCGTTTGCAGCTTTAGCTTTTAAAATTGCAACAGATCCATTCGTAGGTCGTTTGTGTTTTATCCGTGTTTATTCGGGTAACTTAGAAGCTGGTTCTTACGTTTACAATACACGTTCAGAAAACAAGGAACGAATTTCTCGTATCTTCCAAATGCATGCTAACAAGCAAAATCCTGTGCCTAATGTGGCTGCTGGTGATATTGCTGCGGTAGTTGGATTTAAAGATATTAAAACAGGTGATACACTTTGTGATGAGAAACACCCAATTATTCTTGAATCAATGAATTTTCCTGAGCCAGTTATCGGTTTAGCTATCGAGCCTAAAACTCAAGCTGATGTTGATAAATTAGGTTTAGGATTATCTAAATTGGCTGAAGAAGATCCTACATTTAGAGTTCAAACTGATCAGGAAACTGGCCAAACTGTTATCTCTGGAATGGGTGAGTTACACTTAGATATTTTAATTGACCGTTTAAAACGCGAATTTAAAGTTGAGGTTAACCAAGGAGCGCCGCAAGTAGCTTACAAAGAAGCAATTTTCGGTACAACAACACACCGTGAAACATACAAAAAACAATCAGGTGGTCGTGGTAAATTTGCTGATATTTCAGTAATTATCTCTCCAATTGATGCTGATTTCGAAAAAGGTGGTTTACAATTCGTTAACGAAATTACAGGTGGTTCTATTCCACGTGAATTTATTCCTTCAGTAGAGAAAGGTTTTGCTGCTTCAATGGCAAACGGTGTATTAGCAGGTTATCCACTTCCTGATATGAAAGTTCGTTTAACGGATGGTTCATTCCACGCGGTCGATTCAGATGCTTTATCTTTTGAATTAGCAGCTAAAATGGCATATCGTGAGGCTTTACCTAAATGTAAACCTACTTTGATGGAGCCAATCATGAAAATCGAAATCTTAACTCCTGAAGAAAACATGGGTGATGTTATCGGTGATATGAACCGTCGTCGTGGTCAACTTTTAGGTATGGATACTCGTAATGGTGCTCAAGTAATTAAAGCAACTGTACCTTTATCTGAGATGTTTGGTTATGTAACTCAGTTACGTACAATCACTTCTGGTCGTGCAACTTCTACAATGGAATTTGATCACTATGAAGCGGCTCCAAAAAACGTACAAGATGAAGTAATTGCTAAATCTAAAGGAAAAGTTAAATCAGTAGATTAG
- the rpsJ gene encoding 30S ribosomal protein S10 — protein sequence MSQRIRIKLKSYDYNLVDKSAEKIVKTVKPTGAVVSGPIPLPTEKKIFTVLRSPHVNKKAREQFQLCAYKRLLDIYSSNSKTVDALMKLELPSGVEVEIKV from the coding sequence ATGAGCCAAAGAATCAGAATTAAATTAAAATCTTACGATTACAACTTAGTAGATAAATCTGCTGAGAAAATTGTAAAAACTGTTAAGCCTACGGGTGCAGTTGTTAGTGGACCAATTCCACTTCCTACAGAGAAAAAAATCTTTACTGTTTTACGTTCTCCACACGTTAACAAGAAAGCTAGAGAGCAATTTCAATTATGCGCTTACAAACGCTTATTAGATATTTATAGCTCGAACTCTAAAACAGTTGATGCTTTAATGAAACTTGAATTACCTAGCGGTGTTGAAGTTGAAATCAAAGTTTAA
- a CDS encoding CBS domain-containing protein gives MKTVKHLLDTKQVRIISVSENISVLEALQVMTDKNVSAVLVMENDQLSGIFTERDYARKLILQGKSSKDTLIKEAMTPNPITIKLSDTIDYCMGLMTEKHIRHLPIVENGEVKGMVSIGDVVKFIIADQKQTISQLESYISG, from the coding sequence ATGAAAACCGTAAAACACTTACTTGATACAAAACAAGTACGAATTATTTCTGTATCAGAGAATATTTCTGTTTTAGAAGCGCTACAAGTTATGACTGACAAGAATGTTAGTGCAGTACTGGTGATGGAAAACGATCAACTCTCGGGTATTTTTACAGAACGTGATTATGCGAGGAAGTTAATTCTTCAAGGCAAGTCGTCGAAAGATACCTTAATTAAAGAAGCGATGACTCCAAATCCGATAACTATAAAGTTAAGCGACACAATTGATTATTGCATGGGTTTAATGACTGAAAAACATATCCGTCATTTACCGATTGTGGAAAATGGTGAAGTGAAAGGAATGGTTTCAATTGGTGATGTAGTGAAGTTCATCATTGCTGATCAAAAACAAACAATCTCACAATTAGAAAGCTATATTAGTGGATAA
- a CDS encoding bactofilin family protein: MFKKTNQVKDLNQQEISTIIGLGFTITGELKGKAVVRIDGTIIGNVNVEGGVVLGEKGVINGDIQTVSAIIYGTINGNVKAQNLEIKKTGRVNGDIKTETIEIELGAQYNGKLGMHPISQSENKISVKV, from the coding sequence ATGTTCAAAAAAACCAATCAAGTTAAAGACCTTAATCAGCAGGAAATCTCAACTATTATCGGACTTGGATTTACTATAACTGGCGAACTCAAAGGAAAAGCTGTAGTAAGAATTGATGGAACAATCATTGGCAACGTAAATGTTGAAGGTGGCGTTGTTTTGGGTGAAAAGGGTGTTATAAATGGCGATATACAAACCGTATCAGCAATTATATACGGTACCATTAACGGAAATGTAAAAGCCCAAAATTTAGAGATAAAAAAAACGGGTAGAGTAAATGGTGACATTAAAACAGAAACCATTGAAATTGAACTTGGTGCACAATATAATGGGAAACTAGGTATGCATCCTATTTCTCAATCAGAAAATAAAATTAGTGTAAAAGTCTAA
- a CDS encoding M23 family metallopeptidase, which translates to MKLRGVKPILIDNEGGEHSNDILSNEEISEFYDNYLSKITYNVAFTPIGYPHSGAITSGYGHRENPFSGENVETHKGLDIRADYGDVVKCTASGKVIYASSRGGYGNCIVIQHGNGFQTYYGHLSKILVKVGENVIAGNRIGKVGSTGRSTGPHLHYEVHKNGKTINPRSFLTL; encoded by the coding sequence TTGAAATTAAGAGGTGTAAAGCCTATTTTAATCGATAATGAAGGTGGGGAGCATAGTAACGATATTCTATCCAATGAGGAGATAAGCGAATTTTACGATAATTATTTAAGCAAGATTACTTACAACGTAGCCTTTACACCAATAGGATATCCTCATTCCGGGGCAATAACATCAGGCTATGGTCACCGGGAAAATCCTTTTAGTGGAGAAAATGTGGAAACCCATAAGGGATTAGATATTAGAGCAGATTATGGAGATGTGGTGAAATGTACAGCCAGCGGAAAGGTAATTTATGCATCCAGTAGAGGCGGTTACGGAAATTGTATTGTTATTCAACACGGCAATGGTTTCCAAACTTATTATGGACACCTCTCTAAAATTTTAGTGAAGGTAGGTGAAAATGTCATTGCTGGAAATCGAATAGGGAAGGTTGGTTCTACCGGACGATCTACGGGGCCACATTTACATTATGAAGTGCATAAGAATGGCAAGACTATTAATCCACGATCTTTTTTAACCCTTTAA
- a CDS encoding M20/M25/M40 family metallo-hydrolase: MKYLFSTALICTVLFTNAQDKFGDTFAKINTEVQQNSKAYQTLKYETETIGHRLTGSTNGAKAEQYAYDLLKSYGCTVKFQPFEVESWSRKTINVEVGANKNSLVKMKSVTLAHSPVNADVTGDIVDAGNGLEMDYQANPEKFKGKIALIYLGVLSGSPAGTKSLHRSEKTAIATKYGAIGVIIINTVKNGVLLTGTASVTGKLIQIPAVCIGLEDGTALKEKLKSQTQVAHIAMTNFSGVIKARNIIATFTGTLQPNDKIVVGGHLDSWDLATGAIDNGIGSFAIIDMARTFKKLNLKTKRTVEFVLFMGEEQGLLGSKAYIEQAKKVGNLSQVKFMLNYDMTNDPKGFSTSRSEMKELFNGWGAEIVKIDTGFKNLFNASAGLHSDHQPFMLSGIPTGGGFGGKLPNNSGPYYHSDGDAFSLVDEQELKNTVRYSAMLTYALANTSKLPVGVQSEEQLKAFLESQNLKEPLTIAGEWRWK, encoded by the coding sequence ATGAAATACCTATTCTCAACTGCATTAATTTGTACAGTCTTGTTTACTAATGCTCAAGATAAATTTGGCGATACTTTCGCTAAAATAAATACTGAAGTGCAGCAGAATTCCAAGGCATACCAAACGCTTAAATACGAAACTGAAACTATTGGTCATCGTTTAACAGGTTCAACAAACGGAGCAAAAGCAGAGCAATATGCTTACGATTTGTTAAAATCATACGGTTGTACTGTTAAGTTCCAACCGTTTGAAGTAGAAAGTTGGAGCAGAAAAACAATTAATGTAGAAGTTGGTGCCAATAAAAATAGTTTAGTAAAAATGAAATCAGTTACGTTAGCGCATTCTCCAGTAAATGCAGATGTAACCGGAGATATCGTGGATGCAGGAAACGGGTTGGAAATGGATTATCAAGCAAATCCTGAAAAATTTAAAGGCAAAATTGCTTTGATTTATTTGGGTGTTCTATCGGGTTCGCCAGCAGGAACAAAATCATTACACCGGTCAGAGAAAACCGCTATTGCAACAAAATACGGTGCAATTGGCGTAATAATTATCAACACTGTTAAAAACGGCGTTTTATTAACAGGAACGGCATCTGTTACAGGAAAACTAATACAAATTCCGGCAGTATGTATAGGTTTGGAAGATGGAACAGCGCTAAAGGAAAAATTAAAATCCCAAACGCAAGTTGCTCATATTGCTATGACTAATTTTTCGGGAGTTATAAAAGCTAGAAATATTATTGCAACTTTTACAGGTACATTACAACCCAACGATAAAATAGTTGTAGGCGGACATTTAGATAGTTGGGACTTAGCAACAGGTGCGATTGATAATGGAATTGGTTCTTTTGCTATTATAGATATGGCTAGAACGTTTAAAAAATTAAATTTAAAGACCAAACGCACCGTAGAATTTGTTTTATTTATGGGAGAGGAGCAGGGTTTGCTAGGCTCTAAGGCCTATATTGAACAGGCAAAGAAAGTTGGTAATTTAAGTCAGGTGAAATTTATGCTTAACTATGATATGACCAATGATCCAAAAGGATTCTCTACTTCAAGATCCGAAATGAAAGAATTATTTAACGGTTGGGGCGCTGAAATCGTAAAAATTGATACTGGTTTCAAAAACCTTTTTAATGCAAGTGCTGGGCTACATAGCGATCATCAACCATTTATGTTATCTGGTATCCCAACTGGTGGTGGCTTTGGTGGAAAATTGCCAAATAATTCAGGACCGTATTATCATTCTGATGGCGATGCTTTTAGCTTAGTTGATGAGCAAGAACTTAAAAATACCGTTCGATATAGCGCCATGCTGACGTATGCACTTGCGAATACTTCAAAACTTCCTGTTGGTGTTCAAAGTGAAGAACAGTTAAAGGCCTTTTTGGAGTCGCAAAACTTAAAAGAGCCTTTAACAATTGCTGGGGAATGGAGATGGAAATAA
- a CDS encoding TerC family protein produces the protein MNNELIFSLGFLLFIVLILAIDLGLFSRKEHVVSLKQAGVMSLIMVAFAIGFYFLLITEGEQLHGIKTFAELQEIVTKHQHHIKLIPGDFVQSLALYKQNLGLEFLTGYVIEYALSVDNIFVIVLIFSAFAVEEKYYHRVLFWGILGAIVMRFIFIFVGAALITKFAWILYIFGAFLVFTGVKMFFSKDEDDKIDPENHPVVKWASKIFSIHPKYEGKNFFVKINHKRFVTPLFLVLLIVEFTDLLFAVDSIPAIFAVTKDPYIVFFSNIFAIMGLRSMFFLLVNIIHKFHYLKTGLAVLLAFIGVKMLGHIYLEKIGFTTQHSLIVILGILVISIVASLVFPKKVAHK, from the coding sequence ATGAATAACGAATTAATTTTTAGTCTTGGATTTCTTTTATTCATTGTACTTATTCTCGCAATAGATCTGGGTCTTTTTAGTAGAAAAGAGCACGTTGTTAGTTTAAAGCAAGCTGGCGTAATGAGCTTAATCATGGTCGCTTTTGCTATCGGATTTTACTTTCTTTTAATTACCGAAGGGGAGCAGCTTCATGGTATTAAAACTTTCGCTGAACTTCAGGAGATTGTAACCAAACACCAACATCATATTAAGCTTATTCCAGGCGATTTTGTCCAAAGTTTAGCACTATATAAACAAAATCTAGGGTTAGAATTTCTTACAGGTTATGTTATCGAATATGCCTTATCTGTTGATAATATTTTTGTAATCGTATTAATTTTTTCTGCCTTTGCTGTTGAAGAAAAATATTACCACAGGGTTTTGTTCTGGGGAATTTTAGGCGCAATTGTAATGCGTTTTATTTTCATTTTTGTAGGCGCCGCTTTAATTACAAAGTTTGCATGGATACTTTATATTTTCGGAGCATTCTTAGTTTTTACTGGTGTTAAAATGTTTTTCAGTAAAGATGAAGACGATAAAATCGACCCTGAAAACCATCCTGTAGTTAAATGGGCCTCTAAAATATTTTCTATACATCCTAAATATGAAGGGAAAAATTTCTTTGTTAAAATCAATCATAAAAGGTTTGTAACGCCATTATTTTTAGTTCTATTAATAGTTGAGTTTACTGATTTGCTTTTTGCAGTCGACTCCATCCCTGCAATTTTTGCAGTAACCAAAGATCCTTATATTGTATTTTTCTCTAATATATTTGCAATAATGGGCTTACGCTCGATGTTCTTTTTATTAGTGAACATTATTCATAAATTCCATTATCTAAAAACTGGTTTAGCGGTATTATTGGCATTTATAGGTGTTAAAATGCTTGGTCATATTTACTTGGAAAAAATTGGTTTTACCACCCAACATTCGCTTATTGTAATTTTAGGAATTCTCGTAATCAGTATTGTGGCTTCCCTAGTTTTTCCCAAAAAAGTTGCCCATAAATAA